Proteins encoded by one window of Agelaius phoeniceus isolate bAgePho1 chromosome 5, bAgePho1.hap1, whole genome shotgun sequence:
- the CSDC2 gene encoding cold shock domain-containing protein C2: MSSEPSAPPAVPPLHSPKSPVWPTFPFQREGSRIWERGNLLLRDLPSPLPTKRTRTYSATARASAGPIFKGVCKQFSRSQGHGFITPENGTEDIFVHVSDIEGEYVPVEGDEVTYKVCPIPPKNQKFQAVEVVLTNLAPHTKHETWSGQIIGS; the protein is encoded by the exons ATGTCATCGGAGCCCAGCGCCCCGCcggcagtgccacccctgcacTCCCCCAAGTCGCCGGTGTGGCCCACCTTCCCCTTCCAGAGGGAGGGCAGCCGCATCTGGGAGCGGGGCAACCTCCTGCTACGGGACctgcccagccccctccccaccaaGAGGACCAGGACCTACTCGGC cACGGCGCGTGCCTCTGCTGGCCCCATCTTCAAGGGTGTCTGCAAGCAGTTCTCTCGCTCCCAGGGCCACGGGTTTATCACCCCAGAGAATGGCACTGAGGACATTTTCGTGCATGTGTCTGA catcGAGGGAGAGTACGTCCCAGTGGAGGGGGACGAGGTGACGTACAAGGTGTGCCCCATCCCTCCCAAGAACCAGAAGTTCCAGGCAGTGGAGGTGGTCCTCACCAACCTGGCGCCCCACACGAAGCACGAGACATGGTCTGGCCAGATCATCGGCTCCTAG
- the PMM1 gene encoding phosphomannomutase 1, with product MAAARGRVLCLFDVDGTLTPARQKIEPEVDAFLRELRERVHIGVVGGSDYAKIAEQLGEGDEVIDKFDYVFAENGTVQYKNGQLVSKQAIQDHLGEELLQDLINFCLNYMALLKLPKKRGTFIEFRNGMLNISPIGRSCTPEERIEFSELDKKERIREKFVAALQREFAGKGLRFSRGGMISFDVFPEGWDKRYCLNVLDDERFDTIHFFGNETTPGGNDYEIYDDPRTVGHSVQSPQDTVQRCREIFFPERANEC from the exons atggcggcggcgcggggccgggtGCTCTGTCTCTTCGACGTGGACGGGACCCTGACGCCGGCCCGGCAG AAAATCGAGCCGGAGGTGGACGCGTTCCTGCGGGAGCTGCGGGAGAGGGTGCACATCGGCGTGGTGGGAGGCTCCGACTATGCCAAGATAGCCGAGCAGCTGGGGGAAGGGGACGAAG TCATTGATAAATTTGACTACGTCTTCGCAGAGAACGGCACAGTGCAATACAAGAATGGGCAGCTGGTCTCCAAGCAG GCCATTCAGGACCACttgggggaggagctgctgcaggatctGATCAACTTCTGTCTCAACTACATGGCACTGCTGAAGCTGCCCAAGAAACG AGGAACCTTCATTGAGTTTCGCAATGGGATGTTGAACATCTCCCCCATCGGTCGCAGCTGCACCCCGGAGGAGCGAATCGAGTTCTCCGAGCTGGACAAG AAGGAGCGGATTCGGGAGAAGTTCgtggcagccctgcagagggaatTTGCTGGCAAAGGCCTGCGCTTCTCTCGAG GTGGCATGATCAGCTTTGATGTGTTCCCAGAGGGCTGGGACAAACGCTACTGCCTCAATGTGCTCGATGATGAGAGATTTGACACCATCCACTTCTTTGGGAACGAGACAACCCCT ggagggaacgATTATGAAATCTATGACGATCCCCGCACTGTAGGACACAGTGTCCAGTCCCCCCAGGACACGGTGCAGCGATGCCGCGAAATCTTCTTTCCAGAAAGAGCCAATGAGTGCTGA